Genomic segment of Prochlorococcus marinus CUG1417:
AAATCATTCATATATGTATCGAGTGCAGTATCCGCTAAAATTCCCACTGGATATATTATTGTGACTAAGCACAATATAAAACTTGTAAATATAAATATTTTCATGGGAATCTTAAGTAAATTTTTTGTCCGATCTTTTTAAGACTAAGTAAAAGCTAATAACGCTAATTGTTCCAGAAGGGCCTATTAAAACATGCCAAAATTGATCGCCACTAATTGATAGATTTGTTCCAAATAAAGTCGTAAAAAAAATCCCAAATATTGGGTAAAGCACAAACATCCAATCTTTAAAAACTCTTTGCCAATTTGTTATTAGAAAGATACTTATTATTACTTGAAAAAGAAGAGCAATAGTTTTATCAAATAAAGAATATGAGATTATTGAAAATAAAGAAATACAAAAGTTAGTTGTTTGAATAAATTTATTTTTTATAACTGATATTGATAAACATGATAGACCCAAAGATAGGAAAGAATAAAATAACCAATTAAATAAAGAGGAATGATCTACATAAATCCAAGATGTATTTGTATGATCAATCATTTCCGAAATGGATGCTAATCCAAGAAAAATAAAACCTAAAGGTATTAATTTATAGTTGATTATATGTTTGAATTTATCGATTGATCTAATTCCTAATATTATTGGGATGATTGCCGCCTGAAGATGGGCTAATAATAAAATTGAAAAAAACAAAATTAATTCTTAAACTCAATTCATCTAAAGTTTAAATATAAAAACTTTTTCAGGTTAATTTAGTAGAGAAAAATACCATTGGCCTATTACTATAATTAAAATAGTAACAACAAAAGGGAAAGCAGGATATCTTGTTTGAAAATTAGCAGGTGGCCATGGAGACCAAGATATTAATCTTCCTTGAGCTTCATTTCTGGAGTTTAAAGTTTTTTTCTTTTTTGGAGCTGATGTTTCTGTCGCAAATCCTTTACTCATTTCTAAGACAAAAACATATTTTAACAAAAACAAAAAAAATGTTGATAGTTTTTTTTTATATTTTTTCTAAATTTTCTTTTGATAGGAGGAAGTGTTTTCATACTCATGTTACCCCTCATGCAAGCTAGTTTCTAAAATAGTTTTCCCATTTTATAAAAATTGATCTGATGAGGTTTAATTAAAACAGTGAGCAACTTTAAATTTTGATAATAGTCGAGTAAATCGGATAAAAAGCATTAAATTTAATTTTTTAATCTTTAGATTTTTGATTAGTCAAATGTTTTAAAAGAATTTTCTAGTAATTCATTTAATTCTAAAAGTTCTTCTTTGGTAAATTCACGATATTTTCCTGTGGGTATGTCTAAATTAATATTCATAATTCTCACACGTTTTAGTGATTGCACTCTGTAACCTAATGCCTCACACATACGTCTAATCTGACGGTTAAGTCCTTGAGTTAGTATGATCTTAAATTTTTTCCCCCCCAATTGCTTTACGAAACAACGCCTAGTTACGGTGTCTAAAATCTCAACACCATTGCGCATACTTTGAATAAAGTCCCTATCAATAACACGATTAACGCTTACGATGTATTCTTTTTCATGATTATTTCTAGCTCTTAGTATTTTATTTACAATATCTCCATCATTAGTTAAAAAAATTAGGCCCTCACTTGGCTTATCCAATCTTCCGATAGGAAATATTCTTTTTGGATAATTAATAAAGTCTATAATATTAGCGGGCTCTACTTTTCTATTGGTTGTGCATACAATTCCAACAGGTTTATTAAAGGCTAAGTAAATTTTCTTTTGTTTTGTTGATTTATCTATTCTTTGACCTTCTACTTTAACTTGATCCCCTTCCTCTAGCTTGGCACCTATTCTGGAAATTTTACCATTAATGGTAACTTTCCCTTCCTCAATTAGTCTATCTGCCACTCTTCTAGAACAGTAACCGACTTGACTTAAATATTTGTTTAATCTGGTAGCCATTTTGAATATTTTTTTATATACGATAAAAATAATTTTATAGGAGCTTATTTTAGATTGACTGTCAACCTTGATATTTTCATGGAAGAGCCCCTAGTTAAGCCAAATCTTTTACTTTAGTAATGAAAAACTTTTCGAAACCTTGTAAAAAAAAATATAATATGAAAAAAAACTAACTTAAGAATAATTGTAAATAAGTTAGTTTTAGACAACGGAGGGGGTGGGATTATTTTCAAGTCAAAATGACGAGCTATGACAACCTATGACAGCAAAAATCTGAAATCGATTGTTAAATCTGCCAACAAATCTGCCAACAATTTATTGACGATGTATGAAGTTAAATGATGAGTTATGACTAGGCTAAGAATCATTTATTTTGCAAATTCTGCTTTATATCTAGTATTAAAATAATTCTGAAAGCGTATGAAGGCTTATGACGATATGTGACTTCTTTCTAAAAACGGAGGGGGTGGGATTCGAACCCACGGTGCCCTTGCAGACACGCTAGTTTTCAAGACTAGAGCCTTAAACCACTCGACCACCCCTCCAGGAGAGAAATATTAAATTTTAGCTTCCTAATTATAACAAAAGGTGGTTGATTTTTTCGGAAAAAGTTCGGAAACGCATGTGAAGTTAGATATGAAAGCTATTGCCATAACTAAACATAAATCAAATTTTCAAGACTAGAACCTTAAACCACTTGAACACCTCTCGAAAGGAGGAAATTCTTTTAATAAATTAAAAGCCTTAAGTAAGGTATTTATTTATTTTTTTTTTTATTTTTTGATTAGCTTTTTAAGGTGAAAAGCAAAGTAGTAAATTATAGTAATAACAAAAATCTTTAATTTATGAGTTTTATTAAAAAAAATATATTTTCAAAGTTTTTAAGAGCTACTAAAAGGCCACTATTTTATTGCTCTCTTTTGATTAAGAGTTTATTAATGAGGTTTTTTAAGATAAAGGTTGAGATAAATAGAAATCCAATAGAATGGGCATTTCTTCTCTCGAATCTATCAAAATTTAATTTAGGAGATGATTTGTTTATAAATTCTAAAAAAAAGAAAAAAATTAATCAAAAGATAGTATTCCTTGATATTGGAGCAAATGATGGAACCTATGCTCCAAGATTTTTAGACAAATTTTGTAAAGATAATAATTTAGATCTTACATTATATGCTTTAGAACCAATCAGGAGTAATTTTAAAATACTTGAAAAAAATCTTGAAAATTTGAAAAATATAAATGCTTATCCATTTCTGTTGGGTGCTAGTGATCAGAATCAAAAAACTATTATCTATCATGCCCATCGAGCCAAATGGCATTCTATCCCAAACAATGAATTTAATAAAAAAGCATCTGGCATTGAAGAAGAAATAAAATTAATCAAGATCGATGATTTTGTTAAAGATAAATTATTAGATAATCCATCTTTAATTATAAAAATTGATGTTGAAGGTTATGAATTAAATGTTTTAAAAGGAATGCAGAATATCTTGGAGAACCAAATTCCTGAAGCAATAATTTTTGAAACAGATTTAAACAAAGAATATATACAGCACTCTTACTTCCCAGAAATGCACGACTTTTTAGATAGATATAATTACAAATGCGCTAAGTTTTCGAATCAAAGTACTAGGAGAAACTGGATTGAGAAAGGGACATTTAGGATGAGTGAATTTGATGCGATTTATGTGAGGGGTAATAAAAATCCCTCCATATATTCTGCTGCAATAGATAATCATTTTAAGGATGTAGAAACATCAAAATCTAGATTATGAATTTTAGAGTTAATTTATTCTTTTAATTTCTAATATCTTTCAAAAATTCAAATCCAAGAAATTTCAACACTCAATTTACTTTTATTTGGAGTTAATTTCTTAATTAATGGTGCATAAAGCTAATCTGGTCAAGACATTCATTATTTAAAAAGAATGAACACTTGTAAGAGTTTTAGATGATTTATCTATCTGCAATAAGTAATGTAATTTAGTGAAAATTTTTCTAAAATTTTGAATATGTACAAATTTACTTTAATTAATAAGGACAGATCAAGAATAAAAGTCTTTGAACCATTTGAAAATGTTTCTAGTCCTTCGCTAAACATTGATGTAATGATGATTTCTTATGGTTGTGTCTATAAAAGATCAAGTAAAGCAGTAATGAAAGGTAGCAGAGTAGAGACAATAGAAAATGCAAGAAAAGAATATAAACAGCTATTAGAAGAAGGTTGGAAGAAGACTAGCATTTTTAGAAGTTATTTTTAAGGATAAAAGTCAACTCTCCAACGCATTACGCAATAACTTAAAGCGTTATATCCATTGCAATTCCAGAACTTGAATATTTTTACAGAGAAATGATGAAAACCAGCATCATTAAAAAATGCCCAGCCAAAATAAATAGCAAATGCAGCTACAACGAAAGCAGCATATTGAAGCCAATGTATTCCAGAATCGTCTACACCGTTTTCATCAAAATTTGAATTACTCATTTAAAGGATTGGATATGCTATCCATCCAAATAAGCTGTAATTAATAATAACAGCCATGAAGCCGATCATTGCCAGCCTTCCATTTGTTCTCTCTGCAATAAACCAATAGCTATTTGGCCATTCAAATTTAGAAGTATTAGATATTTGACCTTCTGAAAATATGGTTTCTGCAGGGGCATTATCCTGATCAAGAAAATAATTACTATCTGGGTAATAGCTTTCGCTTCGAATATTGTCTTCTTTTTTTTCAATCATTTTATTAAAATTTGAATTTCATATATCTTAAAAACTAAAAAGGCAAAATAGGGTAAAAACATGTTTAATATCAGTCAAATCTATTTTGCACCCAAAAAGAATAATCCAAAGTTGACATTTTGTTGAAATAAACCAAATAAGTTGTTACCGACTATGGCAGCTATTATTAAGACGAAGGCAACAATGGCAAAAAGAGCACTTACGTCTTTTATGTCATAAGGCGCTTTAAATAAAGGTTTCTGGTCTGCCATGGTTATGAGATCTATAAACGCAATTAAATCACATTACTTTAATACTTATTAGAAGTATTAAGTAATTTTTTAGATTAAGTTTAGACAAAAAAAAACCACTAAAAGTGGTTCTTTTGTAATTACATAAATGAACTAACTTGTGTAGGCTTTTCCTCTATAAGTAAGTTCGTTGTGCTGCTTTTTAGCTGCTTCTTTGTTCTGGACGTACTTTTGTCCTCTGTAAATTAGAGTCATCTTTAAGCTCCGGTTTCGCTTAAGTCCCCGTTCCATGGCTTAAGTCGATTTGCGGCTTGCTATACGCAAGTTGAACGTTTTGGTAGCGGTTGCTACAATTTAATACTAACATTCAAGAAAATTATTTGTCTAGGTCTTTGATAAATTAACTTAATAATTTAAAACGAAATAGTTTCCTACTAAAGATATTTATGTTTTTCTTTATGTAGTTTCTTGCAGGTTACATTTTGTGCGTTTTTGAGAAGTATTTTTTATTTAATGAACTTTTAAATGTAAAATTCTTTAGATTATAAAATTTGTTTTATGTTTTCTAGAAGCAAAAAACCTACAGTAAAAAAATCTGCAATAGTTGAAGAGACTCCATTATTTGCTCAATTACTACCATTCGCAAACAGAATGAATGATAAGGTTCAATTGGTAAATGCTTTGGCTTTTACTTTTATTATGGGATTCTCAATTTTTGGAATTGCCCTATGGAAACTATCAGGGCTGACCTAATTAATTAATTTTTGCAAAGCTTCAATTTTTGATTCTTTGTTTTTAATTATGGTTATTAACCATTTAGAGGCTAGCCCTCTGGATATTGATCTGTTTTTCAGAAATCTACATATATAAACATGTAGATTTTTTTCGTTTTTGGAGTTAAATTTTTCCTCAAAATCTAAGATAGCCTCTTCTGATGTTCTTTTTCTTAGCTCATCAACTAATGCATGACTAGAGGAATCATTAAATAAGTTCCCAATATTTAAACTTAATGTCATAAAAAATTTATGTCCCTATTTAAGAGGTAGCCATAAATTAAATTATTAAAAACTAATTTATATTTTTTATTTACAAATAATTCAAAATTTAATCTTTTGGTTTAGCCAAAGGAAGTAAACACTTATCTGAATCACAACCTGCTGGTCCTGCTTCAGATAGTTCTCCAACATCATATTTATTAAGAGCGTCAAAGAAATCGTTGTTAACTTTCCTTTCTATTACTTTATTTTGCAATAATATATATTCCTCTTTACTTATTGGTTCAAAGGGTAATCTCGGAAAAGTAGCA
This window contains:
- a CDS encoding pseudouridine synthase, whose amino-acid sequence is MATRLNKYLSQVGYCSRRVADRLIEEGKVTINGKISRIGAKLEEGDQVKVEGQRIDKSTKQKKIYLAFNKPVGIVCTTNRKVEPANIIDFINYPKRIFPIGRLDKPSEGLIFLTNDGDIVNKILRARNNHEKEYIVSVNRVIDRDFIQSMRNGVEILDTVTRRCFVKQLGGKKFKIILTQGLNRQIRRMCEALGYRVQSLKRVRIMNINLDIPTGKYREFTKEELLELNELLENSFKTFD
- a CDS encoding FkbM family methyltransferase — encoded protein: MRFFKIKVEINRNPIEWAFLLSNLSKFNLGDDLFINSKKKKKINQKIVFLDIGANDGTYAPRFLDKFCKDNNLDLTLYALEPIRSNFKILEKNLENLKNINAYPFLLGASDQNQKTIIYHAHRAKWHSIPNNEFNKKASGIEEEIKLIKIDDFVKDKLLDNPSLIIKIDVEGYELNVLKGMQNILENQIPEAIIFETDLNKEYIQHSYFPEMHDFLDRYNYKCAKFSNQSTRRNWIEKGTFRMSEFDAIYVRGNKNPSIYSAAIDNHFKDVETSKSRL
- a CDS encoding DUF1651 domain-containing protein, producing the protein MYKFTLINKDRSRIKVFEPFENVSSPSLNIDVMMISYGCVYKRSSKAVMKGSRVETIENARKEYKQLLEEGWKKTSIFRSYF
- a CDS encoding high light inducible protein, whose product is MIEKKEDNIRSESYYPDSNYFLDQDNAPAETIFSEGQISNTSKFEWPNSYWFIAERTNGRLAMIGFMAVIINYSLFGWIAYPIL
- a CDS encoding DUF4278 domain-containing protein, giving the protein MTLIYRGQKYVQNKEAAKKQHNELTYRGKAYTS
- a CDS encoding RNA recognition motif-containing protein, which translates into the protein MTLSLNIGNLFNDSSSHALVDELRKRTSEEAILDFEEKFNSKNEKNLHVYICRFLKNRSISRGLASKWLITIIKNKESKIEALQKLIN